A stretch of the Porites lutea chromosome 12, jaPorLute2.1, whole genome shotgun sequence genome encodes the following:
- the LOC140921950 gene encoding uncharacterized protein, with protein MSEEEIFSIDLVEAAIAQTKFLKAVDEHPCLYVGPNVQNALRRYEVFWLPLLAQFPNVPTAAPLDIAWVWHVHMLSPLAYERDCNVIVSTLVDHKTIVEGEREAGLQKAKLLWHQLYGNEPFEVDLTAPVGNEMPYVSRIQYDIVAACSRQRVFNYQVSLPHYGDKRFLRDALERYKRHLRFKQQHPNTFLVPCYDFDLIWHAHQVHPLAYRTDTTKILGRVLNHDDSVNDRRPGSKLVTSGKTTIKIWRDFGLNFKKNGAMFRGEPPLNITENPNPVDYSSMAERFEYLVDVDEVEIQGLPKPKLYLVEIRFPSRRVVGGGQISQETKGPAAYFHESSGQPLATFEFDNRLKLNHLEVIASFCRRRRDLIFCCRKHSTDQVRRSFIIPCDPDDIPREFVETPEVKKHEFWFDEQTSIRITTVTRPPFSRLPSYHSFKVKPHGTFQPLRDPCKISESLTLFFPPASLACLPEASCETSTGQVFYGLNREAFTYRVMHSVALQLSSVEVINNDGNVVSTAHLIQNQVLPRQNQVSNKETNCTLNDGERAFLIRGSKDWGICIGKWEGYVRGVPGVPPNGPGTRGTRGIPGDPGNLSIKFFSLFETNEWREVHNRYHPTIFSISLPGGKWTVDLRTGEISFSEKVDHVPESIALGFAIAMLHLLCQPYQPTAKPHQTISPKLSKPRRIDNENMKLVLAAGYYAFTIRDGTSGDCSGCGGCGGCGGCGGCSACGSGGCGGDGGGGDGDGDGDDVGGCFSCG; from the exons ATGTCAGAAGAAGAAATATTTAGCATCGACCTGGTGGAAGCGGCCATCGCCCAAACAAAGTTCTTAAAGGCTGTAGATGAACATCCGTGCCTGTATGTTGGCCCAAATGTTCAAAATGCTCTCAGAAG atatgaagtcttctggCTTCCTCTTCTCGCCCAGTTCCCAAATGTACCAACTGCTGCTCCCCTCGACATTGCTTGGGTTTGGCACGTACATATGCTTTCACCTCTCGCTTATGAAAGGGATTGCAACGTGATTGTTTCAACATTGGTGGACCATAAAACCATTGTTGAAGGAGAGCGCGAGGCTGGACTTCAAAAGGCGAAGCTCTTATGGCACCAACTGTACGGCAATGAGCCTTTTGAAGTTGACCTGACAGCCCCTGTTGGTAACGAGATGCCTTATGTGTCAAGAATCCAATATGATATCGTGGCTGCATGCAGTCGTCAGAGGGTCTTCAATTATCAGGTTTCTTTACCACATTATGGGGACAAAAGGTTTCTTAGAGATGCACTTGAACGATATAAACGACATCTGAGATTCAAACAACAACATCCAAATACGTTTCTGGTCCCGTGTTATGACTTTGATCTTATCTGGCATGCGCACCAAGTCCATCCGCTGGCCTACAGGACTGACACCACGAAAATTCTTGGAAGAGTCCTGAACCATGATGATTCTGTAAACGATCGTCGACCAGGTTCTAAACTTGTAACGTCTGGGAAAACTACAATAAAGATATGGAGGGATTTTGGCTTGAATTTTAAGAAGAATGGAGCCATGTTTCGAGGCGAACCTCCCTTGAACATTACTGAAAATCCTAATCCCGTCGATTATTCTTCAATGGCAGAAAGATTTGAATACTTAGTGGATGTAGACGAAGTAGAGATTCAAGGTCTTCCAAAGCCGAAGTTATACTTAGTCGAAATACGTTTCCCCAGCCGTCGTGTTGTAGGTGGAGGACAGATAAGCCAAGAAACTAAGGGGCCAGCTGCTTATTTTCACGAAAGTTCCGGCCAACCTCTAGCAACGTTCGAGTTTGATAATAGATTGAAATTAAATCATTTAGAG GTAATAGCAAGTTTTTGCCGTCGACGTCGAGACTTAATTTTCTGCTGCCGGAAGCACTCAACTGATCAAGTCAGAAGATCCTTTATTATTCCTTGTGATCCCGACGATATCCCGAGGGAGTTCGTCGAAACTCCTGAAGTAAAGAAACACGAATTTTGGTTCGATGAGCAAACCTCTATTAGAATTACTACCGTGACTCGTCCACCTTTTTCGCGTTTACCCAGTTACCACTCTTTTAAGGTGAAACCTCATGGAACCTTTCAGCCTCTCCGTGACCCCTGCAAGATTTCAGAGTCTCTAACGCTATTCTTCCCTCCAGCATCATTGGCTTGTTTACCAGAAGCCTCTTGTGAAACGTCAACGGGTCAGGTATTTTACGGGCTCAACCGAGAAGCGTTTACGTACCGTGTTATGCACTCCGTGGCCTTGCAGCTTTCTTCAGTTGAGGTTATTAACAATGATGGAAACGTTGTAAGTACAGCCCATCTCATCCAAAACCAGGTACTTCCAAGGCAAAATCAAGTCAGCAACAAGGAGACAAATTGCACTTTAAATGATGGAGAAAGGGCTTTCTTGATAAGAGGGAGCAAGGATTGGGGAATATGCATTGGAAAATGGGAGGGGTACGTCAGAGGTGTTCCTGGTGTGCCTCCAAATGGACCAGGCACAAGGGGAACCCGTGGCATACCCGGCGATCCAGGTAATCTCAGCATCaagttcttttctctttttgagaCAAATGAATGGAGAGAGGTCCACAACCGGTACCATCCGACGATATTTTCGATTTCACTCCCTGGAGGCAAGTGGACAGTGGACCTTAGAACGGGTGAGATTTCATTTTCAGAAAAAGTAGATCATGTACCAGAGTCGATAGCGCTAGGCTTTGCAATTGCCATGCTTCACCTCCTTTGCCAGCCATATCAACCAACAGCGAAACCGCACCAAACTATCTCCCCGAAGTTAAGCAAACCACGTAGGATAGACAATGAAAACATGAAGCTTGTTTTAGCTGCCGGATACTATGCTTTTACTATCCGAGACGGCACGAGTGGCGATTGTAGTGGGTGTGGTGGATGTGGTGGGTGTGGTGGATGCGGTGGCTGTAGTGCGTGCGGTAGCGGCGGTTGTGGAGGCGACGGAGGCGGAGGTGATGGAGATGGCGACGGTGACGACGTTGGTGGATGCTTTAGTTGTGGTTAA
- the LOC140921238 gene encoding uncharacterized protein → MRCCEDCLRINNKVSKGKQEGLTEELWSGSNMEHERNGTIFRGEPSSNIEEHPKNVDYSSMMALEHTIDFIKVEIGIPTSKWYKKEKIVVKTTNGGKLFEERFKGPAAEMCGPAGGPLVRFVIPEIERNDFFQVEVVRDWRLLPYGFVIPTPEISFRLPLEKVILKHNEPPQSITHTDISSGISVTITAVAHTPKPKGSWFKEESNKHFSNAGSTPMLFASPGLLLKRFKAWVKDVL, encoded by the exons ATGCGATGCTGTGAGGACTGTTTGAGGATAAATAACAAGGTTTCAAAAGGCAAACAAGAAG GTTTAACAGAAGAGCTGTGGTCAGGTTCTAACATGGAGCATGAGAGAAATGGAACCATTTTTCGAGGAGAACCTTCATCCAACATTGAAGAGCATCCTAAAAATGTCGATTATTCTTCAATGATGGCACTTGAGCACACCATAGATTTTATCAAGGTAGAAATCGGAATCCCTACATCCAAATGGTATAAGAAAGAGAAAATCGTTGTTAAGACAACAAACGGTGGAAAACTCTTCGAGGAGAGATTTAAAGGACCTGCCGCCGAGATGTGTGGGCCTGCCGGGGGTCCTCTAGTGAGGTTTGTGATCCCTGAGATAGAAAGGAACGATTTCTTTCAG GTTGAAGTTGTGCGCGACTGGCGACTTCTCCCTTATGGCTTTGTGATACCGACTCCAGAAATTTCTTTTCGTTTGCCATTGGAAAAGGTTATCCTGAAGCACAACGAACCTCCACAGTCAATAACACATACGGATATCTCAAGTGGTATCTCTGTTACAATTACTGCCGTTGCCCATACGCCTAAACCTAAAGGGTCCTGGTTCAAGGAGGAATCCAACAAACATTTCTCAAATGCCGGTAGCACCCCGATGTTATTTGCCTCACCTGGTTTATTGCTCAAGcggtttaaggcctgggtcaaagaTGTGTTGTGA
- the LOC140921951 gene encoding cyclic GMP-AMP phosphodiesterase SMPDL3A-like, whose amino-acid sequence MNRLILLIFVVIIGFCLLAEGWKKGRRHRKRKVTKFMHVSDVHFNLFYNQSISKDTSCRSTEGFKIADYEAPYGRIGCDSPEWLLESTLAAMKEKGKDAEFILLTGDLSAHDMTDDQGSPNVLKAIQTVSSKAHEVFPDIPIFPAFGNNDIPGHYVLPINRSDPWYETVLTYWAPLILCSCCPKDVQRPTTMDALKKTFLDGGYYSANIADGRMVVLVPNAMYWNNNWQTYPLWDEIAERQLQWLAEQLALAKNKGKSVLIMSHIPPGGDPFNYNYFWIPKYAERYVSLVAGKYHDVIAGQFYAHTHKDDFRLQILNTEDEKTSTKSFVLQTASVSPTYSNNPAFKVFTMRTDIQALVDYDQHYLDLEVATEFSNPVWKFDYTFSKRYPSKNKLINANRIDELSQKLISQTDAQYWNGYFMGTTVNYFPSHYDRFGLYCIVRYVLEEDFHRCYNNFKVHNYLSSRPRNRYQIK is encoded by the exons ATGAATCGCTTGATTTTACTGATTTTCGTGGTGATCATTGGCTTCTGTCTGCTGGCTGAGGGCTGGAAGAAGGGACGGAGACACAGGAAAAGGAAAGTAACGAAATTCATGCACGTATCAGATGTACATTTCAACTTGTTCTACAACCAATCAATTAGCAAGGACACCAGTTGCCGCAGTACGGAAGGATTCAAGATAGCAGATTATGAAGCGCCTTATGGGAGAATTGGATGTGATTCACCAGAGTGGCTTTTGGAAAGTACCCTTGCTGCTatgaaggaaaaaggaaaagatgcCGAGTTTATATTATTAACTG GGGACTTATCTGCACACGACATGACCGATGATCAAGGATCTCCCAATGTTTTGAAGGCCATTCAGACAGTCAGCAGCAAAGCCCATGAAGTTTTCCCAGACATTCCTATCTTTCCAGCCTTCGGCAACAATGACATCCCTGGGCATTACGTTCTTCCTATAAATCGCTCTGACCCATGGTACGAGACCGTGTTAACTTACTGGGCGCCGCTGATTCTTTGTTCTTGTTGCCCCAAAGATGTCCAAAGGCCTACTACAATGGACGCGCTGAAAAAAACCTTTCTGGATGGTGGTTACTATAGCGCGAACATTGC AGATGGCAGAATGGTTGTGCTCGTGCCAAACGCCATGTACTGGAATAACAACTGGCAAACGTATCCTCTGTGGGACGAGATAGCCGAGAGGCAACTGCAGTGGCTTGCGGAACAACTGGCGCTGGCCAAAAACAAGGGCAAAAGCGTTCTAATAATGAGCCACATACCACCTGG AGGCGATCCGTTTAACTATAATTACTTCTGGATACCAAAATACGCGGAACGATATGTGAGTCTTGTTGCTGGAAAATACCACGACGTAATAGCag GACAGTTCTACGCCCATACGCACAAAGACGATTTCCGTCTTCAAATCCTCAACACTGAAGACGAGAAAACGTCCACAAAATCCTTTGTTCTACAAACTGCCTCCGTATCGCCCACCTACTCAAATAATCCCGCCTTCAAGGTGTTTACCATGAGGACAGATATACAGGCGCTGGTCGATTATGATCAGCATTACTTGGACTTGGAGGTAGCCACAG AGTTTTCTAACCCGGTGTGGAAATTTGACTACACCTTTAGCAAAAGATACCCgtccaaaaacaagctgatcAATGCCAACAGAATTGATGAGCTCAGCCAGAAACTTATCAGTCAAACCGATGCTCAGTACTGGAATGGCTATTTCATGGGCACAACAGTTAACTACTTTCCGAGCCATTATGATCGCTTTGGGCTTTATTGTATCGTGAGATATGTCCTAGAAGAAGATTTCCATCGGTGTTACAATAACTTTAAGGTGCACAATTATTTGTCCTCTAGGCCGAGGAATCGTTATCAGATAAAGTAG